A single region of the Scyliorhinus canicula chromosome 31, sScyCan1.1, whole genome shotgun sequence genome encodes:
- the LOC119959020 gene encoding histone H4 yields MSGRGKGGKGLGKGGAKRHRKVLRDNIQGITKPAIRRLARRGGVKRISGLIYEETRGVLKVFLENVIRDAVTYTEHAKRKTVTAMDVVYALKRQGRTLYGFGG; encoded by the coding sequence ATGTCTGGCAGAGGGAAAGGAGGCAAAGGACTGGGCAAAGGCGGAGCAAAGCGGCACCGCAAAGTGCTTCGTGATAACATCCAGGGCATCACCAAACCAGCAATCCGCCGCCTGGCTCGCCGTGGCGGGGTCAAGCGCATCTCGGGTTTGATCTATGAGGAGACTCGCGGGGTGCTGAAGGTTTTCCTGGAGAATGTGATCAGAGACGCCGTCACCTACACTGAACACGCCAAGCGCAAGACGGTCACCGCCATGGATGTGGTTTACGCTCTCAAACGCCAGGGCCGCACTCTCTATGGATTCGGCGGATGA
- the LOC119959013 gene encoding late histone H2A.L3-like, whose product MLEKLFILCESVCEIVTMSGRGKTGGKARAKAKSRSSRAGLQFPVGRVHRHLRKGNYAQRVGAGAPVYLAAVLEYLTAEILELAGNAARDNKKTRIIPRHLQLAVRNDEELNKLLGGVTIAQGGVLPNIQAVLLPKKSSAASGKK is encoded by the coding sequence ATGCTAGAGAAATTGTTCATTCTGTGTGAAAGTGTCTGTGAGATTGTGACAATGTCTGGAAGAGGAAAGACCGGCGGTAAAGCTCGGGCCAAGGCCAAGTCTCGCTCCTCCCGGGCTGGACTGCAGTTCCCGGTGGGCCGTGTTCACAGGCACCTGAGAAAGGGTAACTATGCCCAGCGTGTGGGTGCCGGAGCCCCGGTCTATCTGGCTGCTGTGCTCGAGTATCTGACCGCTGAAATCCTCGAGCTGGCCGGGAACGCGGCCCGGGACAACAAGAAGACCCGCATCATCCCCAGACACCTGCAGCTGGCCGTCCGCAACGACGAGGAGCTCAACAAACTGCTGGGAGGGGTGACCATCGCTCAGGGCGGGGTGCTGCCTAATATCCAGGCCGTTCTGCTGCCCAAAAAAAGCAGCGCTGCCAGCGGCAAGAAGTGA